The following DNA comes from Lemur catta isolate mLemCat1 chromosome 19, mLemCat1.pri, whole genome shotgun sequence.
ATATGTTTTCTACCacctgttctttttttcccccttgatcATATTTTAATggataaatgggtaaagaaaatgtggtacatatacacagtggaatactttCAACCTTAAAGAAGGAAATACTATCATTTGCAGTGACATAGATGATCCTGGAAGACGTTgtataatattaagtgaaatacGCCAGGgatggaaagacaaataccacatgatctaacttatatgtggaatctaaaagagtcaaactcatagaagcagagagtagaatgatgaataccaggggctggggcttgGAGGGAGAATTGAGTTGTTgatcaaaagatacaaaattttcgttagataggaagaataagtttaagagatctgttgtataacatggtgactagagttaataacatatttatacttgaaaattgctaagagagtaaattttaagaGGTCTCATCAcaaaaagtatgtgaggtaatacatgtgttaattggcttgatttaGCTATTCTGCGATgatacttttgttttttgtttttttgttttttttttaaaacagagtcttgctctgttgcccaggctagagtgccgtggtgttagcctagctcatagcaatctcaaactcctgggctcaagccatcctcctgcctcagcctccctagtagctgagactacaggcacgtgccaccacacctagctaattttttctaattttagttgcccaggtaattttttttttctatagtagagacggggtcttgctcttgcttaggctgatctcgaactcctgacctcaagtgatcctcctgcctaggcctcccagaatgctgggattacaggcgtgagccacttcgccTGGCCAtgatacacattttaaaacatgttgtacatgataaatatttacACAATGTTTATTTgccagtttaaaaaaatgtttaaaaagagaatgaaaagaactttaaataaaatggagTACTAAGTAGATTCAGAGAATCCTGTCAAGCAAGTAGAAAAAGGACGTACACTAGCCCAGTACAGTGGTTATTACCTTTGGGAGGGAATTTTCATTAGGAATTGGTAAAAGAGGACTTTTGTTGCATCAGATAATTTTTGGATTGTACTAGGAGTGTtactaaaaggttaaaaaaattgatacaaaATTACTCTTCTTGTTCCCCCTAAATGCCAAAAGACAGAACCACCTAATAAGTAGGCAGATCTTAGGTATGCACTAGGGACTCTCTCCTAAATCTTATATAGATGAGCCAAAGAGCCTCGGTCTATTTAACCTCAGGAAGATTTAGAAACATTGGAGAGATTCAAACCTTTGCCCTTTTAGATTTACGTGACCCGTTACTTAATCTTCTCTGTGGTGCTCTACTCTGGTTCCCACGCTACTTCATCAGATTCATCTAATCCTGGGGCAAACTACAGCCCCAGGTCAAATCTGGCCCACCCACCAACTGGTTTTGTAACTGAAGTTTTATTGCAATACAGCCCTGCCCATTGGTTTACGTATAGCTGGGGCTGCAtactacagtggcagagttgagtatttGCAACATGGCccacaaaactgaaaatttattatctggccctttttGGCAAAAAATTCTTTGATCCTTCATTCCATCTATTTATTGCTCTATCCTATTGTAAAatctgttcttatttcttttagtCCGTTAGTTCTCAGCGGATATTTTACATGATATCCTTTTGAGTTCCTCATGGCTTTGAGTGATTTTGTGATCTTGGTTCTTAGGCCACGGCAATGACATATTCTGTTATTTATTTGCTTCTAAAATAAGATTATGCTGAACATGTGTGAAACCTTGCTCCCCTCCCACCTTTCCCCCCTCAATGTGTCATTTAATCTAAGTAGCATGGCATTCAGTCTTATGGATGTACCATAAAGTTAACCAGTCTGTggttttgttgtttccatttgtttgcaaTTACAAATGATAACAAAGCGAGCATCTTTATAGGTGTATTTCAGTGCCAGTGTACTAGAAGTAGAATAGCTGGATCCAAGGATATCTGTTTTAAAGTATCCATAGCGATTGCTAAAATGACTCACGTCTCCTAGTGGAAGTTCCAACGCCTTCCAGCCCTCTGCCAATGGGAACTGCTACAGTGCCTCTCTCCCTCACTCAGGTGACCCGCTCCGCTTCCATGCCCACTACATTGCTCAGTGCTGGGCTCCTGAGGACCCGATCCCACTCCAGGACCTGGTCTCTGCTGGCCGCCTTGGAACCAGCGTCAGAAAGACGTTGCTCCTCTGTTCTCCACAGCCTGATGGTAAGGTGGCCTACACCTCCCTGCAGTGGGCCAGCCTGCAGTGAACTCCAGAGACCTAGGGGGATGTGGCTGTGTCTGCAACAAGAGTCCTTCTAGATGTTCCCAAGCTCATCTCCGCGTGGGAGGCTAGAACACCCTCCTACCTCTTTGTACGGTTAGTTTTTGATTCCAGGTTTTTGAACACTACATCCTTTTTATGTTCCTCCCTGTTTCAGAGCATTTACtggctttgttgtttttgtagTTACCTATTTCCACACTGTGATCTTCTTGAGAGTGAGGACTGGGTTTGATTCATCGCTGTTTTCTACAGGGCTTAGGTCCCAGGAGGTTTCAATaaacttgttgaataaatgtcgACTGTGTGATTTAAATCCTTCATGACAATCCTGGGAAGTGTGGATGTTTTCGTCTGCATGTACAGATGAGATGAAGGCCTATAGAGGGGAAatgacttgcccacagtcacacagctagtaagtagcagggCTAGGCACTACAACCTGGTCTGTCTGACTCCTAAATCTGAGCACCTCCCACTGCACTAAACTTCCTTTCGAAAAGATTTCTACATTTCAGATGCATACAGaggttataaataaaaatatatcatgaaggaaagaaggaattgaGTGTTGTAATTTCAGGACAGGAGTTCAGAGCATGGGGAGAGTGTTAGGAAGGACACTGGAGGCTTCtggaatatattctttttcatggcCTGGGTATggtggaggatttttttttttcagagacaggatcttgctgtgttgcccaggctagtcttgaactcctggcctcaagtagtccttccaccttggcctgccaaagtgctgagattatagttgtgagccactgcacctggctgagaAACTTTTTGATactgtacatttatattttagactctttttttgtatatgttataATCTAcaatttttaccaaaaaatcccatgcatttaaaaagcaaatcatttACCCACCTTTTTGCTTAAGAAATTACTAgaacaggccgggtgtggtggctcatgcctgtaatcctagcactctgggaggccgaggcgggtggattgctcgaggtcaggagttcaagaccagcctcagcaagagcgagaccccgtctctactaaaaaaaaaaatagaaattagctgggcaactaaaatatatatatagaaaaaattagctgggcatggtggcgcatgcctgtagttccagctactggggaggctgaggcagtaggatcgcttaagcccaggagtttgaggttgctgtgagctaggctgacgccacggcactcactctagcccgggcaacagagcgagactctgtctcaaaaaaaaaaaaaagaaactgcgtAAATTTTTCCAGGTGACAAATGGTGCCCAAGTGGAGTAGACTAAATATAATAGCAATAGGTTCCAGAATACCTTCCCTGTTCTGGAAATCCAAAGGAAACCTCAGGATATAAACTGGGTTTTGGTACAAGAAACATAAAACCTTTTTATGACTGGGTTTCAagttggggaggaaaaaaagtcacttcTTAAAGAGGCCCTCCCAGGCCATCTTATCTGAAGTACCATCTTCCCTCTAtcattatcactatttttttcaCAGCACTACACTCTGAAATTATCTACAccgtttatttgttttttctgttccCCTCTCTAAGACCCTAAGCTCCAGGAATAAAGGAGCTGTTTATTCACTGGTACATGCCATTGCGTTGAACAGTTTCTTGTGctgctcaaaaattatttgttgcataaatgaattaatgagacCCACATTAGAGAGGGCAACTTCCCCCGATAAACTATTCCAAGTATGGCAGAATTTCTACCAagaccttttcttccttgtctacaaaaaacaaggcaaaaatttAATAGTATCAGGATGGAAACGTGAACTTTGTGTCCAGGCGAGCACAGAACTGCGCATTTCGAGTAATCCTcgctttctgcatccatgcctgAGACAGATTTGTAGCCGGTGTTCAAAAGGGCAGTTTTTGGTTATGCTTCAGGTTGACATTATTCTGAATATGACGATTTTATTATCTGTGGAATTAACGGGGTATCTGGCTTGCAAGGAACTTTGAGTTCCTGAAGTTCCAACTTTGAGGGAGAAAGCGGAGGTCTACAGAGAATGGAGATAACTATTCCAATGTTATACGGCGACTCAGAAGCAGGAGTGGCACCTTGAACTCTTAAACCCTACGCTAGTTTGCGTGACTTGTTAGGGAGAAGAAAGACCCTCCTTACTTCTCAGGTCCTCCGCGTTCCGACTCCCACCCCGGGAGAAACCTCGTTCTCCTAGCTTAACACGCCGCTCTAGCCCAGCCTTTCGCCTTGACTGCTTTTCCGCCGGCCAACGCCTTTTCTGATTGGCGCAGGCATGCGCCGTGCGCGATGACGTCACGAAGCGCCGTCTTACTATAAAGGCTCCGCTAGGGCGCGTGTGCTTCTCTTTCTCAGTTACCCGGTCTGCGCTCAGGTGAGTTTCGGTGACATGCTTTCTGATCTGGGTTTCGGTTGTATGCTTGTACGGGCATTCCGAGCTTTTATGGGTACGCTAAAGAAGTTAGGGACGATAGGAGGGTGGTTGGACGGCAGTGCAACACGGTTCTGGGGAGGGATGCTGGTTATAAAAGCTTTAGAGGCGGTTCTCGCGAGATCGACTCTGGGTGCCACGGGGTTTTAGCAGAGTGAAACTGCGGAGTCACCGCGCGGAAGCCTCACACAGCTTTCTCTTTCGCGCAGGCGCGGAAGGGCAAGCAGAGCCAGCATGCCAGTGGCCCGCAGCTGGGTTTGTCGCAAAACCTATGTGACCCCGCGTAGACCCTTCGAAAAATCCCGCCTCGACCAAGAGCTGAAGCTCATCGGTGAGTGGCCAAGGCAAGGTTTGGCTTCCGGGGTTATGGGAAGGCCAGCACGTGGATCGGGGCGCCCACGTGTTGTTCTGGTCTTCTCCCCACATTTAGCATTTTTCGTGCTTCAGAAAGATTTTCTGTATCCCGAAGCTGGCGGTCAGTTTTTGTATTAGTCCGTGGGACTGAGCCTGTCAACCCCCTTCTCACCATATGCAGGCGAGTATGGACTCCGGAACAAACGTGAGGTCTGGAGGGTTAAATTTACCCTGGCCAAGATCCGCAAGGCCGCCCGGGAGCTACTAACGCTTGACGAGAAGGACCCACGGCGTTTGTTTGAGGGTGTGTATTGAATCcactgggaggggctggggtgcgGGGCTTCTGAGGTTTTTCTCCTTCTAGGTGCTCTATTCCAGTGGTCAGAGTTGTGACATCGAGCAAATGGAGCCAGGCTTTTAACTGAGgcattttaataggaattgcagaGTAGGAAAAGTGGATCTGGATAAGAATCCTTGCCCTGTTCTGAGGTGTGTGACTTTTTTTACGCAGGTGTTGGACCTTCAGTTTAGTAATTGACAGGTTAAATACACTTAGGCACCTGGTTGTAGCTGTATGTGCTGTAGCCAAACAATTCTGCTTATGTATTAGCGCATTGGCCCAGTGAAGCCCGTGTAACAGTTCTCAGTGGTAGGACATGCTCTTGTTGAAGATGTAGTAAAGTTTGTCAGTGTGCAACTGAAGTACTGTGGTGAGAACAGATCACAAAGTGGGATTTCTGGAGTAAGTGACAGCAGGGAAAGGGCTGGGGTGTGTACAAGTGCTTGTGCTAATAAGCTGGTCAAGGACGTTCAGGTGACATGTCTCAGGGAAGAGTATTTTAGGGAGGGgataaatgtcttttttatttcaatagcttTAGGGATTACAAGTAATTTTTTGTTATGTAGATGTATCgtacagtggtgaagtctggtCTTTTTAGTGTACCCGTCACCTGAATGGGGTACATTGTACCCggtaggtaatttttcattcctcccatctcctccttAAGTATCTTTTCAGAAtccctttttttttaaggtcttAAATTCCTACCTTGAGATGGGGTGTTAATGGAGTGCTTTTCAGAGCTCAGAAGTGATCGAGAAGAGTGACATGTTAATACATCTTGAGACACTAATTAGGTAACCATGATTTAGGGTAAAAAGCAGGAGGGTCTGGGAATCAAGAGGTCTGGCATTCTTCAGCAACTGgcttttctctaaattttcaaCTAAGGTTACTAGTattgtttttttcccagttttcGACAAAAGCATATAGGAAGGAGCTGCCTCTACATCTGAGCCCTGATATGTTAGGCATGAGAGTGAGAAAGTCCTGGAGCTTGTTTAACCACATATTTATCACAATATGTCCCAGGCTTGCAGATGTTAGAcgttttcattccttttgtttaGGTCATAGACCCCTTTGAAAGTCTCTTGAAAGCTCTGGAATCCCCTCCCCCTTGGACACAGATATTGGATAGGAGTTTGTCCCAGAGTCTCTGGGGAGTGGACCACAGCTGGTGCTGGTTTTAGGGAGGACTTTCTGAGCATAGACCTAATCAGAATGAAACTTGCTCAGGTCCACAGTTTTAGGTGATACAGTCATGAGAATGAGCTGCAGGAGGTGTCTTGAGTTATTTGTGGTTTTCCAGGGCAGACATGAAAGTTGCCAAGCGGAAGGCAGTTCCTCAGGTGGTAGTATACTTTCTAGTAAATGAAGCCATCTAGTCAAGAACAGGAAGGAGGAGCCTGAGAGGTGTGCCTCTACAGTTTATGTTGTCAGCACCATTGCTTTGATGTTTGTTCTTTGGGATAGCCCCTGCCTTGATTCAGATTCAGCCTTTCCCTCTAAGGTGTGTGACAGACAAGAAGgttctctgagtctctgttaAAAAGACAGAGTGAACAGCAGCCAACGTTTGGCTGGCAGTTCATTCAGTGTTTGTCAGTGTGCAGCTGAAAGCTGCCATCTTCATACCTGAAAAGGTTTTGCCTGTGTTGGAGTGGCTAatcttttcctgttcttttccAGGAGGTGGATGTTTTAGTAGTAaatgtgaaatacatttttttgtaatGGCTTTATTTTGCCCAAAGGACTCTTAAATGTTATTGAACTTTAGAAAGTTGTAAAGTTCCTCCTCTGATGTAAAGACAAAAAGACATGCAGTATCCAAACAGATAGAGGATCCCaaactcattttaatttctttttggctATATTTTTGTATTAACATCTGAATATCATCTGATattcaacattttgaaaaaagagaacaaaaagctGTATTGTGATTTAGGATGCTGCAAAAGGGATACAGCATGTGTCTCCATTTTGAGTCTGCTCAGGAAGACTTTGGGTTTTCACAAAGTCAGCTAGCTTTCCTTCATACTTTCTTTGGAGGGCAACAGCGCTGGGAATATTAGAAGTGCTTGATAAGGTTGGGCTGTGGTTTATGATGCTTGCTTGAGTTGTATTTTGCTGTAATTAGTAAGAGACACTTTGAAAATaatcctttttaagaaaaaaagttttaggcTTTTACCCTGTTGTCATGGAGCAAATTTCCTGTAAGCCCGTGTGGTGATAAAGCACCCAGTAATCACAGGGTGAGCCTGGGAGAAGGGGTTTGGCCCAGGATCCCAGGGACGGTCCAGAATAGTGGTCAGGACTCGTGGCCTTGGACAGACCATGGGCAAGTAGCAGGGTCTCCTGAGCCTGGTTTTGGAAGAAAGGTGTTAGTGACATGCATTGGATAATTTATGCTGTGCTTTGCTGGATTATACACACACCATGTTTTTTTAGTGGAAAATTTCACAAATGGAATAGTAAAATTAATGAGACACACTCAACTGGAACATGCCCAGTCTTAGATATTTCCTTCTCAGCTTTAAAAGATAGGTACTGATATTATTCCTTTATTACGGATAACACATGTTTTAACCACTGTGCTTTGTTATGGTAGTAGTAGCTTAAAAGCAGCGGCACTTAGTGTTTTGCAGATTGAGTCCTTGTAAGGAGATTATGTCATTTACTCTTGGTAAGAATGTGGAGTAAGGGATGTTGTTCTCCTTTTTTGGGTGAGAACACAGTGTATGTATTTACTTGCCCTCCTTGGCTGCCTGCAGGCTACCATGGCTGCTCTCCATAGTAACCTGTCTTAGGGTGATTTTGAGGATTGCATGGGTCACAATGACCGGTACACTGAATCCTATGTCAGTTAGCCCTTACTTGCTACCTGAGTCCCACCACCATGACATGGAGCTACTAAAAAgtggggccaggatttgaacccaagaaaTCTGAAGTCAGTCAGACCCTGAATCAGTGCCCCTCCTACTCTAACAGGCAACGCCCTATTGCGACGACTTGTCCGCATCGGGGTGCTGGACGAGGGCAAGATGAAGCTGGATTACATCCTGGGCCTGAAGATCGAGGACTTCTTAGAGAGGCGCCTGCAGACCCAGGTCTTTAAGCTGGGCCTGGCCAAGTCCATCCACCACGCCCGTGTGCTCATCCGCCAGCGCCATATCAGGTACCACCTCTGGTGGCCCCCGAGTCTTCTCCCTCAATCCCCTCGGATAGTTGCCCTCACTAAGCCTGCTGTCCTGTCTCCTATGCAGCCCTTGGAGGTGACAGGTATGAGCTCACCTTGAGGGTACAGATTTACCCCCTGCAAACAGCTCATGTGGGAGCTGGGGGTAGCCCCATCTCCCCATAGCCCAGCGCAAGGGTCACTGCGGCTTGAGCCGTACACCTTGTGAAGGCCTCTGCCAGGCATGTGGGCAGCTGGACAGGTAACAGCTCTGGGCCTCCTCAGTGGAGGGAAGAACTGGGCCTGCCTGGACTGGGTGGGTGGGTTCAGCTGTCCACTCGGTTCGCTTGGGAAGTCCATTCCAGGCCGTCTTCATGGTTGCATTCTTCCACTTTGTTGGTGTTAACTTAGGGAATTCACTACAGTCCTGGCCTGATGCTCGGGTGCCAGGAACTGCAAGAGTCCAGCTGGCTGAGGTGATACCGATGCAGGAAAAAGGCCAGTCGGGGCAAATGGGTCTTTATCGGGGTAGATTTGCCCCTTCTGGTAAAGTGAGCACCATTTGGGGGAAGACGCTGTGCAGTAAGCAAGCAAGATGTTTGCATTCAGAATTTCTGCCTCAGCCCTTCACTAACCCTGTGAGCGTGGGCGAAGAGCCCTCCTCGGGTTTCTGTGAAATGGTTTCACAGACCCAGCCTCAGGCTCCTGCTTTGTGGGCATTGAGGCTGCATGTGGTAATGAAAGGAGCACAGGGCCCAGAGTGTCTGTTTAATACAGATCTTGGACTTACACACTGCCATGGCATTTGCTTTCTGGTCTCATGTGGGATACATtgaatttctcttccttatttaaaATGTGGATGAGAAACTCAATAAAAGCGTGATGTGGGGATTAGATAATGCCCTAAAGCTCCCCTGACACATGAGTCCCAGAGAATCAGGAGTGCCCTTGTGGCATCGCTTTCAGTGTCTCCACAACTGTAGCACCAGTCATGTCAACCGCAAAGGACAACCAGGAGGAGAGTGGTGTCTTATCTTGGGCCGGGCTCCTTTTTCTGCTTATCCCCTTCACCTGCCATTCCCTCTTCAGGGTTCGCAAGCAGGTGGTGAACATCCCATCCTTCATTGTCCGCCTGGACTCGCAGAAGCACATTGACTTCTCCCTCCGCTCTCCATATGGCGGTGGCCGCCCGGGCCGCGTGAAGAGGAAGAACGCCAAGAAGggtcagggtggggctggagctggagaCGATGAGGAGGAGGATTAAGCCCGCCGATCCCCTCTGGGGTTGGAGGATTGTCTAGTTTTACAGtcagataataaaataagatCAACACTTCGGAATTAGTGTTTATTGGCGtgtttcttcccctccctgacTCTGGCCGTCTCTCGCCTGCTCTCAACATAACAGCCTTCTGGGAGGAATCTCAGGCTGGGCCCTAGACAGAGCTACCTTAGAGCTAGGCTGTTGCCTAATGGATAGGGGGACCGTGGGAATGCCTCCCAGATGGTGGTCCTTGACCTTTTAGGGTGGGCTACAGTAAcatacaaaacattttctttgtaagaGGTggattttgcccaggctggagtgcagtcgcatggtcatagcttactgcagcctcgaactcctgagctcaagggatcctctcgaCTCccagttgctgggattacaggcttatGCCTGACTCAAAACATATATTTACCAGTCACTTCCGTTACAGGGGAGGAGACTTAACAGCTTTCTGGGAAATGTTGAGGGGGAAAAGGGAAATTCAGAGAAGCCAGCCATTTTCATATGGGGATGAGAAGGAGTCTTTCCCAGGCAGAGGAAGTGGCAAGTGGAGGTTGGGACCTTTGACCTTGATGTTGGCAAGAGGTGTGGGGGCTGATCTCTGAAACAGCCTAGCTTCCTGGGATTGTTGGTGAAGATGAACTATGTTggtgatttcatttttgttgggGAGAATTTCAAAGCATGTTCTGGTATGGTTGATGTCGGGCAAGTTCCCAGTTTTGTGTCTTGTAGATTGGTAAAGTGGGAAATGGGTTAGTGACCGAGGGGAAGGTGCTTTTAAGAAactgctcccccccccccccccccccccccgcattTGAAGTTTCTGTAGTCAGAAGAGAGGCaggcttcccttttctctgtcttgAGAAGTTGCcccaggcagggaaggaaggggccTGGTCTCTGAGGAAGGTGACAAACACTTGAAATTGAGCAACTGCCTCAGAGACTATAGCCACTTTGCATGCTATAGTTGTTTGGGTCCCTTTCTGGAGCTATTGGGCTTTGAGGTCAACACAACTATGTCAACTTCAATGCAGGGACAAAGCT
Coding sequences within:
- the RPS9 gene encoding 40S ribosomal protein S9; protein product: MPVARSWVCRKTYVTPRRPFEKSRLDQELKLIGEYGLRNKREVWRVKFTLAKIRKAARELLTLDEKDPRRLFEGNALLRRLVRIGVLDEGKMKLDYILGLKIEDFLERRLQTQVFKLGLAKSIHHARVLIRQRHIRVRKQVVNIPSFIVRLDSQKHIDFSLRSPYGGGRPGRVKRKNAKKGQGGAGAGDDEEED